Below is a genomic region from Caulobacter sp. FWC26.
TGGCGACCGAGGTCGTCATCGTCAGCATTGGTCCGGCGCAAGCCCAGGAAACCATCCGCACGGCGCTGGCCATGGGCGGTGACCGCGGGATCCTGATCACCTCCGACGCCGACCTCGAGCCGCTGGCCGTGGCCAAGCTGCTCGCGGCCGTGGTCGCCGAGGAAAATCCGAACCTGGTCCCGATGGGCAAGCAGGCCATCGACGGCGACAACAACGCCGTGGGCCAGATGCTGTCGGCCCTGCTGGGCTGGCCGCAGGCCACCTACGCCTCGGCCGTGGACATCTCGGGCTCGACCGCCAAGGTCACCCGTGAAGTCGACGGCGGTCTGCAGACCCTGGACGTCGACCTCCCGGCCGTCGTCACCGCCGACCTGCGCCTCAACGAGCCGCGCTACGCTTCGCTGCCCAACATCATGAAGGCGAAGAAGAAGGAAATCGCGAGCAAGACCGTCGCCGACTACGGCGTCGACGTCGCGTCGCGCCTCAAGGTCGTGAAGGTCACCGAACCGGCCAAGCGCTCGGCCGGCATCAAGGTTGGAACCGCCGCCGACCTGGTCTCGAAGCTCAACACCGCGGGGGTGCTGTAATGGCTGTTCTCGTCGTCGCCGATAACGACAACGCGCACCTGCGCGATGGCACCCACAAGACCGTCACCGCCGCCCTGAAGATCTCGGGCGACGTGGACGTGCTGGTCCTTGGCAGGGGCGCCAAGGGCGTGGCCGACGCCGCCGCCAAGATCGCCGGCGTCCGCAAGGTGCTGCTGGCCGAGTCCGACGCCCTGGGCCACGGCGTCGCCGAAGCCCAGGCCGACGCCGTGCTGGCCCTGGCCGGCAATTACGACGCGATCCTGGTTCCGGCCACCTCGGGCGGCAAGAACTTCGCGCCGCGCGTCGCCGCCAAGCTGGACGTCGCCCCGATCAGCGACATCATCGAGGTCGTCTCGGCCGACACCTTCACGCGCCCGATCTATGCCGGCAACGCGCTGGAGACCGTCCAGTCGTCGGACGCCAAGAAGGTGATCACCGTCCGTCCGACCGCCTTCGCGGCGGCGGCTGAAGGCGGCTCCGCCTCGGTGGAGAGCGTGTCGGGCGCCGACGCGGCCAAAACCCGCTTCGTCAGCGAAGAGATGGTCAAGTCGGACCGTCCGGAACTGGCCGCGGCCAAGATCGTCGTCTCCGGCGGTCGCGCCATGGGTTCGGCCGAGGAGTTCCAGCGCGTGATCGAGCCGCTGGCCGACAAGCTGGGCGCCGCCGTCGGCGCCTCGCGCGCGGCCGTCGACGCCGGCTACGCCCCGAACGACTACCAGGTCGGCCAGACCGGCAAGGTCGTGGCCCCGCAGCTCTATGTCGCCATCGGCATCTCGGGCGCGATCCAGCACCTGGCCGGCATGAAGGACTCCAAGGTGATCGTCGCGATCAACAAGGACGCCGACGCCCCGATCTTCCAGGTGGCCGACTTCGGCCTGGTCGCCGACTACAAGACGGCCGTGCCGGAGCTGATGGACTCCCTGACCTGACGACCGCCAAACAAAGGATATCCGGGATGACTGCTCGCGCCGACTATGTCGGACCGATCACCAAGTCGGCCGAAGCCATGTTCGCTCGCGCCGAACGCAAGACGATAGCTCGCAAACTCACTGCCCCGCCGCCGTCGGCGCTGCGTGAGATCATCACGTCTTTCGGCCTCAGTCCGACCATCATCAGGCGTTGGGAAGAGGCCGGCCTTGTCGCGTTCGAGCGGCAAGGTGGGCGCGTCGTTGTCAACGATACGACGCGAGAGCATTTGGCCACGGTCATCGAACTTCGCGCCGCCGGCTTCTCGGTCAAGGAAATCGCCTGGATCTCCGAGACCTTACCGCCGACCATCAAGCAGATGCGTGACGCGCTTGCGGCCCGCCAAGCTCAAACCGTGAGCAAGCCGTCGACCCAGCTCGGGTCGGCGTTCCGCGAGACCATCAAGGCCTTTGGCCTCAGCCTGACCGTCGTCAAGCATTGGGAAAATGCCGGTGTCGTCGCCTTCGCACGCCAAGGCGGACGCGTCGTGGTCGACGACGCCATGCGTGAGAGCCTAGCCATGGTGATCGAGCTTCGGCGCGCCGGCTTCTCGGTCAAGGAGATCACTTGGATTTCCGACACCTTGCCGCCGACCGTTTCGCAGATGCGCCAAGCCCTCCAGGCGCGCCTCGCCCAAAGCGAAGCCGCGCGCGCGCGCTCGATCGCGGGAGCGATCGTCGCGGGCTGCTCTCGGGGCTAGCCCCTTCATTTCGCCGGAGTCGACGATGTTCACCGGAACGCCGCACCCCCGCCATGACTGGACGCTCGCCGAGACGGAGGCTCTCTTCGACCTGCCGTTCATGGAGCTGGTGTTCCAGGCCGCCAGCGTGCACCGCGCCTGGTTCGACCCCTCCGAGGTGCAGTTGTCGCAGCTCCTGTCGGTCAAGACCGGCGGCTGCGCCGAGAACTGCGGCTATTGCAGCCAGTCGGCCCACTTCAAGACCGGCCTCAAGGCCGAGAAGCTGATGGCAACCGAGGACGTGGTCGCCAAGGCCCGCGCCGCCCGCGACGGCGGGGCCCAGCGCTTCTGCATGGGCGCGGCCTGGCGCGAGCTGAAGGACCGCGACCTGCCCAAGCTCGCCGAGATGATCGGCGAGGTGAAGGCCCTGGGCCTGGAGACCTGCGCCACCCTGGGCATGCTGACCGCCGACCAGGCCAAGGCCCTGAAGGACGCGGGGCTCGACTACTACAACCACAACCTCGACACCGGTCCGGACTACTACAAGGACGTGGTGACCACGCGCACCTACCAGGAGCGCCTCGACACCCTGGCCCATGTCCGCGACGCCGGCATGAGCACCTGCTGCGGCGGCATCGTCGGCATGGGCGAGCAGCGCCGCGACCGCGCCGGCCTGCTGCATCAGCTGGCCACCCTGCCGGCTCATCCCGACAGCCTGCCGATCAACGGCCTGGTGCCGGTCAGCGGCACGCCGCTGGGCGACAAGGTGCTCAGCGAAGGCAAGGCGATCGACGCCATCGAGTTCATCCGCACCATCGCCGTCGCCCGCATCGTCTGCCCGAAGTCCATGGTCCGCCTGTCGGCCGGTCGCGAGGGCATGAGCCGCGAGCTGCAGGCCCTGTGCTTCATGGCCGGCGCCAATTCGATCTTCGTCGGCGGCAAGCTGCTGACCACCCCGCTGCCGGGCCTGGACGAGGACTCAAAGCTGTTCCAGGACCTGGACCTGAGGCCGATGCACGCGGCGGGTCCGATGGATCAAGGCCTCCTTGACCTGGAGCTGCTGATGGGGATTGCGTGACCGTAGCGTCGAGGGCCTATCGGATCGGAAGGGCCGTCGTCATCTTAACCGGACCCAAGGACATGGTGGAGTTGATCTCCTGAACGGTCGGAAGGGTCAAAAGCCTGCCAAACGCCAGTTCGCGGTAGTCCTCGACATCCCGCGTGACGATCCGCAGCAAGAAGTCGAACGGTCCCATCGTGGGATGGACCTCCATCACTTCGGGGATGCGCGACACCGCCTCGATGAACTCGTTGAGATTGCTCTGGCCGTGGGCGGAGAGCTTTACGTTGGCGAAGATGTTCGTGCGCAGGCCGAGCCTTTCCGCGGAAAGGCGGGTGACCTGATCGACGATATAGCCTTCCTCCTTCAAACGGGTGAGGCGGCGCCAGCAGGGCGATTGCGACATGCCCACATGCTCGGCCAGCTCCGCTGTGGTCATCGGCGGATTGCGCTGGATGGTGTCCAGAATTTTCAGATCGGTTTCATCGAGGTCGTTCAGAAAGGCCATGAGAATCTCGCGGCTAGGCAATCATCGTTCGACGTCATTGATCCAATCTTGTGGCGAGTTTCGCAATACGAAGCGGAAAAAATGCTCGATCGCGCATCCGCCAATGCGTTTGGGTCGACATATCGTTCCAAATAGATAATCCAATTTCTGACATCAGAAGGCAGATTGGGGCACCTCATTCAGTGGCCCGTCATGAAAAATCGCCCCACGCTTCGCCTACACATCCCAGAACCGGCCGCCCGGCCTGGCGATGCGCCCTCGTTCGATCGTGCGCTGATCCCGTCGGCCGGAGCCACGCGACGGCCCGAGACCAACGCTCTCGAAGCGGAGATGCGCGATCTGCCCTTCGGCTTGGTTCGTGTCCTCGACGATGCGGGCGAGGCCACGGGGCCCTGGAATCCCAATCTCTCGACGAGCACGCTACTGGCGGGACTTCGCGCCATGCTGCTGACGCGTGTGTTCGACGAGCGACTGTTTCGCGCGCATCGTCAGGGCAAGACCAGCTTCTACATGAAGTCGACCGGGGAGGAGGCGATCGGTGCGGCGCAGTCCTTGTTCCTGGACCGTGACGACATGTGTTTCCCGACCTATCGCGTGCTCAGCTGGTTGATGGCGCGCAACTACCCGCTGATCGATCTGTGCAATCAGATCTTCTCCAACGAGAAGGATCCGCTGAAGGGGCGCCAGCTTCCGATCCTCTATTCGGCGCGGAAATACGGGTTCTATTCCCTGTCAGGCAATGTCGGCAGCCGCTTTGGTCACGCCGTCGGCTGGGCCATGGCCTCGGCGTTCAAGGGCGGCGATTCCATCGCGCTGGCCTATATCGGCGAAGGCACAACGGCCGAAGGCGACTTCCACGAGGCCCTGACCTTCGCCAGTGTCTACAAGGCGCCGGTCATCCTGTGCGTGACCAACAACCAATGGGCTATCTCCAGTTTTTCGGGCATCGCCGGGGCCAATGAAACCACCTTCGCGGCCAAGGCGCTTGCCTATGGCCTGCCGGGGCTTCGGGTCGACGGCAACGACTTTCTGGCCATCTGGGCGGCCACTGAATGGGCGGCCGAACGGGCGCGCCAGAACCTCGGCGCCACGCTGATCGAGCTCTACACCTATCGCGCGTCTGGCCATTCGACCTCGGACGATCCGACCAAATATCGACCGGCCGACGAAGCCGAGGCCTGGCCTCTGGGAGACCCGCTCGACCGCCTGAAGACGCACCTCATCGCGCTCGGCGCCTGGGACGAGGAGCGCCACGCGGCCCTGGCGGCCGAACTGGACGCCGAGGTGCGCGCAGCGGTCAAGGAGGCAGAGGCGGTCGGCACGCTCGGCAAGTCCAAGCCGAGCGTGAAGGAAATGTTCGAGGGCGTCTTCAAGGACCCCGACTGGCGCGTCACTGAACAGCGCCGCGAGCTGGGGATCTGACGCCATGCCCACCATGAATATGATCCAGGCGCTGAACTCCGCGCTCGACGTCGTCCTGACCGAGGACCCCGACACCCTGATCTTTGGCGAGGACGTCGGCTATTTCGGTGGCGTGTTTCGCGTCACCGACGGGCTTCAGAAGAAGCACGGCCTGACCCGCTGCTTTGACGCCCCGATATCCGAAGGCGGCATCGTCGCCGCGGCGATCGGCATGGGGGCCTATGGCTTGCGCCCAATCCCCGAAATTCAATTCGCCGACTACATTCTACCAGCCTTCGATCAGCTAGTGTCGGAAGCCGCGCGCCTGCGCTATCGTTCGAATGGCGAATTTTGGGCTCCGATCACGGTGCGCTCGCCGTATGGCGGCGGGATCTTTGGCGGCCAGACCCACAGCCAGTCGCCCGAAGCGATCTTCGCCCATATTACCGGCCTGAAGACCGTCATCCCGTCCAATCCCTACGACGCCAAGGGTCTTTTGATCGCATCGATCGAGGACGATGATCCGGTGATCTTCCTGGAGCCGAAGAGGCTCTACAACGGACCATTCGACGGACGTCACGACCAGGCGCTGAAGACCTGGGCCGGCGATCCGAAGGCCGAGGTCCCCGCCGAACGCTACACCGTGCCACTCGGCAAGGCCGCGATCGTGCGCGAGGGACGCGAGGCCACCGTGTTGGCTTATGGCACGATGGTCCACGTCGCCTTGGCCGGGATCGAAGACAGCGGCGTGGACGCCGAACTGATCGACTTGCGCTCCATCGTGCCGCTCGACGTTGAGGCGATCGTGGCCTCGGTCAAGAAGACCGGACGATGTGTCATCCTTCACGAGGCCTCGCGGTTCGGGGGCTTCGGCGGAGAGCTGTCGGCCCTGGTTCAGGAGCGCTGCTTCTACCACCTCAAGAGCGCCGTGCGCCGGGTCGCGGGTTGGGACACGCCTTATCCGCACGCGTTCGAGTGGGACTATTTCCCGGGACCGGCGCGACTGGCCGCGGCGCTCAAAAGCGCGATGGAGGACTAGGCCATGGGGCGCTATCTGTTCCGCTTGCCCGATATCGGCGAAGGCGTCGCCGAGGCCGAGATCGTCGCCTTGCTCGTCAAGATCGGGGACAAGGTCGAGGAAGACCAGAACGTGGCCGAGGTGATGACCGACAAGGCCACGGTCGAACTAAGCTCGCCCGTCGCGGGCGTTGTAACCGCCGTTCATGGCGACATTGGCGGCATGATGCCCGTCGGCGCCGTACTGATCGAATTCGACAGCGAGGCAGGCGAGGCTGAGCCTATCGCCGTTCCAGCGGCTTCTCCCGCCGCGCCGGTT
It encodes:
- a CDS encoding MerR family transcriptional regulator; this encodes MTARADYVGPITKSAEAMFARAERKTIARKLTAPPPSALREIITSFGLSPTIIRRWEEAGLVAFERQGGRVVVNDTTREHLATVIELRAAGFSVKEIAWISETLPPTIKQMRDALAARQAQTVSKPSTQLGSAFRETIKAFGLSLTVVKHWENAGVVAFARQGGRVVVDDAMRESLAMVIELRRAGFSVKEITWISDTLPPTVSQMRQALQARLAQSEAARARSIAGAIVAGCSRG
- a CDS encoding alpha-ketoacid dehydrogenase subunit beta — encoded protein: MPTMNMIQALNSALDVVLTEDPDTLIFGEDVGYFGGVFRVTDGLQKKHGLTRCFDAPISEGGIVAAAIGMGAYGLRPIPEIQFADYILPAFDQLVSEAARLRYRSNGEFWAPITVRSPYGGGIFGGQTHSQSPEAIFAHITGLKTVIPSNPYDAKGLLIASIEDDDPVIFLEPKRLYNGPFDGRHDQALKTWAGDPKAEVPAERYTVPLGKAAIVREGREATVLAYGTMVHVALAGIEDSGVDAELIDLRSIVPLDVEAIVASVKKTGRCVILHEASRFGGFGGELSALVQERCFYHLKSAVRRVAGWDTPYPHAFEWDYFPGPARLAAALKSAMED
- a CDS encoding Lrp/AsnC family transcriptional regulator, coding for MAFLNDLDETDLKILDTIQRNPPMTTAELAEHVGMSQSPCWRRLTRLKEEGYIVDQVTRLSAERLGLRTNIFANVKLSAHGQSNLNEFIEAVSRIPEVMEVHPTMGPFDFLLRIVTRDVEDYRELAFGRLLTLPTVQEINSTMSLGPVKMTTALPIR
- a CDS encoding electron transfer flavoprotein subunit beta/FixA family protein, producing the protein MKVLVPVKRVIDYNVKARVKADQTGVDLANVKMSMNPFCEIAVEEAVRLKEKGVATEVVIVSIGPAQAQETIRTALAMGGDRGILITSDADLEPLAVAKLLAAVVAEENPNLVPMGKQAIDGDNNAVGQMLSALLGWPQATYASAVDISGSTAKVTREVDGGLQTLDVDLPAVVTADLRLNEPRYASLPNIMKAKKKEIASKTVADYGVDVASRLKVVKVTEPAKRSAGIKVGTAADLVSKLNTAGVL
- the bioB gene encoding biotin synthase BioB, with amino-acid sequence MFTGTPHPRHDWTLAETEALFDLPFMELVFQAASVHRAWFDPSEVQLSQLLSVKTGGCAENCGYCSQSAHFKTGLKAEKLMATEDVVAKARAARDGGAQRFCMGAAWRELKDRDLPKLAEMIGEVKALGLETCATLGMLTADQAKALKDAGLDYYNHNLDTGPDYYKDVVTTRTYQERLDTLAHVRDAGMSTCCGGIVGMGEQRRDRAGLLHQLATLPAHPDSLPINGLVPVSGTPLGDKVLSEGKAIDAIEFIRTIAVARIVCPKSMVRLSAGREGMSRELQALCFMAGANSIFVGGKLLTTPLPGLDEDSKLFQDLDLRPMHAAGPMDQGLLDLELLMGIA
- a CDS encoding thiamine pyrophosphate-dependent enzyme, encoding MKNRPTLRLHIPEPAARPGDAPSFDRALIPSAGATRRPETNALEAEMRDLPFGLVRVLDDAGEATGPWNPNLSTSTLLAGLRAMLLTRVFDERLFRAHRQGKTSFYMKSTGEEAIGAAQSLFLDRDDMCFPTYRVLSWLMARNYPLIDLCNQIFSNEKDPLKGRQLPILYSARKYGFYSLSGNVGSRFGHAVGWAMASAFKGGDSIALAYIGEGTTAEGDFHEALTFASVYKAPVILCVTNNQWAISSFSGIAGANETTFAAKALAYGLPGLRVDGNDFLAIWAATEWAAERARQNLGATLIELYTYRASGHSTSDDPTKYRPADEAEAWPLGDPLDRLKTHLIALGAWDEERHAALAAELDAEVRAAVKEAEAVGTLGKSKPSVKEMFEGVFKDPDWRVTEQRRELGI
- a CDS encoding electron transfer flavoprotein subunit alpha/FixB family protein, whose product is MAVLVVADNDNAHLRDGTHKTVTAALKISGDVDVLVLGRGAKGVADAAAKIAGVRKVLLAESDALGHGVAEAQADAVLALAGNYDAILVPATSGGKNFAPRVAAKLDVAPISDIIEVVSADTFTRPIYAGNALETVQSSDAKKVITVRPTAFAAAAEGGSASVESVSGADAAKTRFVSEEMVKSDRPELAAAKIVVSGGRAMGSAEEFQRVIEPLADKLGAAVGASRAAVDAGYAPNDYQVGQTGKVVAPQLYVAIGISGAIQHLAGMKDSKVIVAINKDADAPIFQVADFGLVADYKTAVPELMDSLT